One region of Triticum aestivum cultivar Chinese Spring chromosome 6B, IWGSC CS RefSeq v2.1, whole genome shotgun sequence genomic DNA includes:
- the LOC123139616 gene encoding probable protein phosphatase 2C 27, translating into MRWARDPPALRSAYAAADGEFRWRCRAGPGDGAAFLLQPRKVGDSDGRDGTGDGGRREVDRRRPERYIIGDTEMGKPGGPLSAEPELKMITLTKDDEFLIIGSDDIWDYSNQNSVDFPRRRLQEHNDLQRCCKEIVEETIRRGATDNLTAVMVPFHQEGPPQIRVNRMGRVERSISAEELHSLMVLLEDQ; encoded by the exons ATGCGGTGGGCGCGCGATCCGCCCGCACTACGTAGCGCCTACGCAGCCGCCGACGGGGAGTTCCGGTGGAGGTGCCGTGCGGGCCCTGGCGACGGGGCCGCCTTCCTTCTCCAGCCGCGAAAAGTTGGCGACAGCGACGGGCGGGATGGGACGGGGGACGGGGGACGGCGTGAAGTCGATCGGCGCCGGCCAGAAAGATACATCATCGGAGATACT GAGATGGGCAAGCCGGGAGGCCCGCTGAGTGCCGAGCCGGAGCTCAAGATGATCACGCTGACCAAGGACGACGAGTTCCTCATCATCGGCAGCGACGACATTTGGGACTACTCCAACCAGAACTCGGTGGACTTTCCGCGGCGGAG GCTCCAGGAGCACAACGACCTCCAGCGGTGCTGCAAGGAGATCGTGGAGGAGACGATCCGGCGGGGCGCCACCGACAACCTGACGGCGGTCATGGTCCCGTTCCACCAGGAGGGCCCTCCCCAGATCAGGGTGAACAGGATGGGTAGGGTCGAGCGGAGCATCTCGGCCGAGGAGCTCCATAGCCTCATGGTGCTCCTGGAAGACCAGTGA